Proteins encoded together in one Candidatus Palauibacter scopulicola window:
- a CDS encoding VWA domain-containing protein, with protein sequence MSEFALPGWPFLLLLVLLPLGWALMGSGRIRLPYPDIARLAGSRGRGRGRFWWWLPAALRSLALALVIITLVNPVRVWERVESEREGVAIMLAVDISSSMLAEDFRPDNRIEVAKREVIRFVEGRESDWIGLVAFAGEALTMVPGTLDHAVVESAVERLEAGQLRDGTAIGVALATAANRLRDLEPESRIVVLLTDGDNNSGGISPEEATAAAASLGIRVYTIGVGRDGVAPVPVARTAFGYQYANIRVHVNDELLDRMATRTGGLYFRATDPEGLTRIYERINELETTPIKEVRTEERVGMRRELLIAALALVLLELLVAATRSRRVWV encoded by the coding sequence GTGAGTGAGTTCGCGCTTCCCGGCTGGCCGTTCCTCCTGCTGCTCGTCCTGCTGCCGCTCGGTTGGGCCCTGATGGGTTCCGGCAGGATCCGTCTCCCGTATCCGGACATCGCCCGTCTCGCCGGTTCCCGGGGCCGCGGTCGCGGGCGGTTCTGGTGGTGGCTCCCGGCCGCCCTTCGCTCTCTCGCTCTCGCGCTCGTCATCATCACCCTCGTCAACCCCGTGCGTGTATGGGAGCGCGTGGAGTCGGAGCGCGAGGGCGTGGCGATCATGCTGGCGGTCGACATCTCGAGTTCGATGCTGGCGGAGGACTTCCGGCCCGATAACCGCATCGAGGTCGCGAAGCGGGAGGTCATCCGCTTCGTGGAGGGACGGGAGTCGGACTGGATCGGCCTCGTCGCTTTCGCCGGGGAGGCCCTCACGATGGTCCCCGGGACCCTGGACCACGCCGTGGTGGAGAGTGCCGTGGAGCGGCTCGAGGCCGGACAGCTCAGGGATGGGACGGCCATCGGCGTCGCGCTGGCCACGGCGGCGAACCGGCTCCGCGATCTGGAACCGGAATCCCGTATCGTCGTCCTGCTCACCGACGGAGACAACAACAGCGGCGGCATCTCGCCGGAGGAGGCGACGGCCGCGGCCGCCTCCCTCGGCATCCGCGTCTACACCATCGGCGTCGGCCGCGACGGGGTCGCCCCCGTGCCTGTGGCCCGGACCGCCTTCGGGTATCAGTACGCCAATATCCGCGTCCACGTGAACGACGAACTCCTCGACCGCATGGCGACCCGCACGGGGGGGCTCTATTTTCGCGCCACCGACCCGGAGGGACTCACGCGGATCTACGAGCGGATCAACGAACTCGAGACCACTCCGATCAAGGAAGTGCGGACGGAGGAGAGGGTCGGGATGCGGCGGGAACTTCTCATCGCGGCGCTCGCGCTCGTCCTTCTCGAACTCCTCGTGGCGGCGACGCGTTCCCGCCGGGTCTGGGTCTGA
- a CDS encoding DUF58 domain-containing protein, producing MRLPDFLWRPRRPAPTADSSAASKEVRRLELKSRRFMDNPALGPYPSLFRGHGIEFSEVREYQPGDPFQAIDWKVTARMRRPYVKRFVEERELAVLLVVDVSASNEFGTRRSLKRDLVAEVASTLALAAMRAGDPVGMLLVSDRIERYVRPARGRNRNLRLLHELVSVRPEGKGTDLDLALATAARMLTVRSLVFVISDFVGAGDLARPLLGLSGRHDVVALAVDDPAETTIPASGWVEVVDPETGDRAVVDLGDAAVRQRLMEHSTTGARALERLCAHCHVDLMRLRTDTPYESRLSGFFAARSRRRLR from the coding sequence GTGAGGCTGCCCGACTTCCTGTGGCGCCCGCGACGGCCGGCGCCGACGGCCGACTCCTCCGCCGCGTCCAAAGAGGTTCGGCGGCTGGAGTTGAAGAGCCGGCGGTTCATGGACAACCCGGCTCTGGGGCCCTACCCGTCGCTTTTCCGCGGACACGGCATCGAGTTCTCCGAGGTCCGCGAATATCAGCCGGGCGACCCGTTCCAGGCGATCGACTGGAAGGTGACCGCCCGCATGCGGCGCCCGTACGTGAAGCGCTTCGTGGAGGAACGGGAGCTTGCCGTCCTCCTCGTCGTCGATGTCTCCGCCTCGAACGAGTTCGGTACGCGGCGATCGCTGAAGCGCGACCTCGTCGCGGAGGTGGCGAGCACGCTCGCGCTCGCGGCGATGCGCGCCGGAGATCCGGTGGGCATGCTCCTCGTCAGCGACCGCATCGAGCGTTACGTGCGGCCGGCGCGGGGCCGCAACCGCAACCTGCGCCTCCTGCATGAACTGGTGTCCGTCCGGCCCGAGGGGAAGGGGACGGATCTCGATCTCGCGCTCGCGACGGCGGCGCGCATGCTCACCGTCCGCTCCCTCGTGTTCGTGATTTCGGACTTCGTGGGCGCCGGGGACCTGGCCCGCCCGCTGTTGGGGCTCTCGGGCCGCCACGACGTGGTGGCGCTCGCGGTCGATGACCCTGCGGAAACGACGATCCCGGCATCGGGCTGGGTCGAAGTCGTGGACCCCGAAACGGGGGATCGCGCCGTGGTCGACCTCGGAGATGCGGCGGTTCGGCAGCGGCTCATGGAGCACTCGACGACGGGAGCGCGGGCGCTGGAGCGCCTGTGTGCGCACTGCCACGTCGACCTCATGCGGCTGCGTACCGACACCCCGTACGAGTCCCGGCTCTCCGGCTTCTTCGCCGCCCGCAGCCGGCGGAGGCTCCGGTGA